The DNA sequence aaaaattaagtaatttatttttttatattttttaaaatttaataatttaccttcctaaatacaggataaattattttattttaattaacacatgaagataaattattatttttttccatagaAAAGTAATCTACTCATTTAGTATGACAggggtaaattaaatatattgttgaTATCTTTCTTTGCAGACAACCTAATCCCCACAATTAAGTCCCAAGGATACTCCAGCTACttgagttcaaatttttttataaaattttttgaatttaaacttaaaaataggtgtatgaatttattgaatttgtagggcaaggagaaaaaaaggaaagtaaTCGAGAACAAAAGCACATTCTAGAGGAATTTGGATTAGAATGAGAGTGGCATGGATCTTACTAGATTGTTGCAATTGTCGTTGATGATTTTGACCACACAACACAATTAATACAACGTTAATTAGTACAgctttttttcctaattacaTTTAATGTTAATGATACTTTTCATAAGACTCCtctaataattatcatttactTTGGTATtagaattcaattaatttcatttaaaaatcagGCATTCtgatccctttttttttttttttgcaactGTTCCTCAAATTAAACGccatacataattaatatatagtgaaAGCAGGAAAGTTGAAACTAATTTgtacataaaacaaaaaacatttctttatttacagtcctacaaaataaaaaagaaactccAAGACAGTATTACGACTAAATTACGtacatcatatggaagcctgtCAGAATATCTAGTTAATTATCGACTAAACTAAATATACAGTACATCAAAAATCATGCATATACACAAACAATTTAAGAGATATGTCGAACATGTTGAGAGCATGGGGGGATTGGTTTAGCGAGGTGGGTGGGGTTGGTTTCTCCGGCCATGATCACCACAACTCTGGCCTCCATTTCCGGCAGTAAAGCGTGCAGGGGCCTTTCCGATTTCTGATACGAGGATTGATGATGAGTAGTGTGAGAGGATTTGCAGTAAGAACAGAGGAGGAGTATCAATGCCACAGCTACAACTACCAACATGAGACCCAGACCTCCCAAGAGGTAGGGAACGGGGGAACCCAACTGCCGCAATCCGCCGTCAGCTGGGGCGGGGGCTGGCACTACTATTCCCGGCCTCATCTCTTTCTTATAGTGAACTCTCCAGAGAGACGTGGGTGTGTAGGTGGGTatggtatatatatgaagactGCTTTGTTGTTGTGTTAGGACAGCAGAGCCTGAAAAGTAGGCAATGCTTTGCCTTGCTGTTTCCCATGCTAGTTAATCCCTCTTTCCAAGTCTCTTCTTTTCCTAGGTTTTCCCACTTTACCCCTTCGTGTTGCTTGCTACCATCCTCGTCCTCTTCCTTATCGTCGGACTTTCCAATCATATCATCTTCTCTCCCTAGAGTTTGACGCCAATCTTGTCTTTCTATTCTTTTATTCAAATGTACaattgtgaaaaattattgtttaaaatatctATGATCGAATcgaattaattacaaaataaatatatgatcgatcattttttttaatcgtacaaaaattataagacaagtgtattacactagttatataattggttcaagctataattttaattaaaatcatatttaatttttacgaATCAAGCTAATTTCATCGGTATTATGTTTCAACAtgtaaattcataataaatataaattggaCGTGGGAGGGCATTTTAGTAAACATAACGGGGTTCGAATCTGAAGTAGCTGACGAAGCAAAACCGAGTGGAAAATTGGGTGGCGCCAAGGAAAAATGAGTGTGAATTTCTCTGAGTAGGGTGGGATGGGCAGTGGGTCCAACAAAACCTGTTCTTTGGGttcaagtattttttaattaactaagcCCAATATTTGctcacatataattaattaaatatgatataaattttagaataaaattaatatataattaaaatttaaatcactatatttaaattcttaagaAATCTGTAGTTACGAGGATTTGGTTTAGATTCTATGAAAAGGGTAGGTATTtatccatttaattttaattaatatattgcttATGCAAGGATAGGTATggtattttctattattattattattctgaTATGTATAAaccttaatattttgatttcttttgttttaaattacttTGTCTTCCCATTATGTACACActaatgtttatttaatttcatatctcaaaatatcttgataattaaatattttattcgtTGTCAATGATATtatcatacatataattggtggaagaaaaagaagaagatgcaCGCGCATTACCATAAACTATGGAAGAAAGACGAATAGATTTTGGCTtcaaattatcatattttatatatgaacctttttttctttttctccctaCAAAAGCTtcccatttcattttttatttttttccctttacaTGAAAACATACGCAACAAGATGCGGCCACAAAGTGCATTTTACGCACACACGCAACACAAAAATGCGTCAGTGGGgctaaatatatgttataactTATGTATTGATTCTcatttagttatattttaattttttacgaCAGTAAATCAGCTGTAGAGATTCCATCCTAAATACACAAGGGGCGCAATCCTCCCAGATCAGTTTGTGGGGGTTCCGTCGTAATTTTTTCATTCGTTtgccaattaaaaaaaacaaagcacACAAGAACACGCTAATGTGTAGGATGTGTGTTCAGTTTTTAGAGCACATAATGGACCCATAGACACTACACCGTTATTCCTCTCATACACCATTGCTCTATTTATACgtaccaaaattaattaccatTTAGTACCTTAACCTAACCATTAATGCCTCCTTTCTAATAATGCGACTTAATTAtgcaaattttaacaaaattaggtatgattacatatatatatataaatatcgtCATTTggcagatatatatatatatataagtcgGTAGGCACTTGGCTCCCTATTCTCATCAAAATAATGACAACTACATACATTAGACATGATTTACACATGACAAGTTGATTGGTTAATAGTGAACCGGGACTTGCtcaattagtaaaatataaattttgtaattgaaaGATTATAAGTTggaatttcataaatttgggTATATATTTACGTTTCTAGTTtagtatttttgttattttgtatCGATTGATTGcatttgttgattagaattcTCATCAgattatataaagaaaaatgattaacTATTGTGAGTATTTATTGTTTAAGGAGCATTCCACACTTGACGTCACGTAACAATACTGTCAAGTCTTTTGATTCGTCAGTGTGCCACTAACATAGCAAAAGAAAGTTGGAACCGCGGTTAAAATATTGTTTCCTGGGACTTTCATTAAaccatcaaataattaaataaaaataattgtttctTATATCCAATAAGAGTTtagttaggaaaaaaaaaataaaaatgaggtGGAGGATGAGAATGAATAAGTGTGAGAAGCAGAGTTTTTTTGGTGCATAGTGGGAGTGGGTAGAAATAGAATGGGTCCTCTAGTTTAGAAAGTGGGACACCTACATTTCACATTTGCCAATCCCCTCACCATATAATTCAATTCATTggtaagttaaaaaaataattatatttacaaacctgatctatgatttatttacatacactgtcattattttttgtctaattaaaaaaaaccatTCATGGCACTCAAAGAATATAGGTTGTTTATGTTTTCCGAGAGTGTATgcgtaattttccaaaatagaAAGGATGATTTATGTGAATGATGTTGTTTTTTTGtgggtgtatgtataatttttcaaaatacatgaTTAGTTGTTGTAAATAAGCTATAGTTCAGGGGGTGTAGATGTGCTAATTAATACcacttcatttttctttatccGAGGACCTATTCTTACAGAAATAGGATGTCATGATTGGGCCACTTGATTGATCCTCTTAAGAGTTTTCCATTTTGAAGATATGAATATGATGAATATAAAGAATGGGGAGGAGAAAAAGTGTTGATGAAGAATTAAAACAAGGGATGGAaatggattaaaaaatatgatggtgatgatgatCACATGAAATGACCTTTTGAAACATGTTAAAGCCAAAGGGTTTATAAAGTTGAGAATCATATCATATCAGTTGGTAGCTAGCTGATGATGTCTCtacacataattaaataattaagaggCTAATTTTATGTATGTCACTAGCTAGTGAGTGCAGAATCCATGACATGCACTCAAACTCCCATTTTCTCactaatacttttaattatattgatgaatGCAAAACTGGAAACTACTCCTTTTCTATGATAGTTTGCAACAGAGATGAGGTGGCTTTTCAGGGATCTCACCAGCCAGTTTTTGGCTTTAAACTGGGATTTctcttatatttgtttaagAAGATTGCATCAAGAGAATGAAAATGGTGGGGATCATCAATCCCCAcccatttttataatatttgatttagtGGAAACtaggtttattttttaatgtatttgtGGGGTTAATATTTGATGAGCTCTGCGGTAAAGTTATTTTAGTTAGGATAATTACAATGAGTTTAATCCACGTTTTTAGAATGAAATGACAAAagtaaattgatatttgagCAATCAGCCCTAAAAGCTAATGACGATTTATGTAAATGGAAGTTGGGTGGAAAATTTAGTGCTGTAAGATGCAATGGCCAATCcatgtaaagaaaaaattcactACTTCCGCAAGTGTGATGGTTGAGATTCCTAATTTTTGTGGTCTTCTCTGGTAATAAGGGCCTGTTTTTAGCCCATGTACGTTTCTCTTCATATTAGGCCTCTTCCATTCCCTCAACGCAATCATCCAAACTTCAAAtcctcttttcctttttttgaaTCCACATAATACATATAGCGAATAACATCGATGTGTTCGTTCAATGACATCATAAGTTCATAATTCGTCACTCGTCAGTTGAGACttgaaaattatgagaatataaaattataataatataattaataaaattaaaatatatatatcaaaaactCGATTATTTGGTTCAATTCGGTTACCgagtggaaaaaaaataattaactgatagtaattatttttttcttaaataactGAATTTTTGGTTCGGTTCAGTTTCGGCCGGTTAACCAAATTCCACACAACTTTAATTCATACATCAAATTTGGACCTttgaatttcacaaaaaatacgAATTATCATGTGATATGAGATATGTGCAAaacaatatatgaaaatataaatgttaagttattttgtttatattttttaaaataaagtaatttatctttttagaaaGAGTGGTGTATTGTAAGGAATCTTATTACGATTatgtatgatttttaaaaataaaatattatttttatataatgtattatatataattattaaaatatttagttaaaaaataaaaatactattctatatataatatatattatacatacttttaattctaaaaaaaaaaccaacttCTTCGCGCTTCTACCCCTTCCCAACACCCGCCCCATCACTGCTCCCCTCTCCCCCTTCCCTAACTCTCGCTCGCCCTCACCCCCCAATTCCGTCGTTGCCCCTTTCCCATATCCCACCGGCACTCCCCGTTTCCCTCTCCCATCATCGGCACTCCCCTTTCAAGTTGCCGGTCCTCCAACCcctcattctctctctttatatatatatatatatatatataaactttttttcacatttatatataaatatattatacatatatcttttaattaaaaattatacaaatatataattgtaaatcTAGGTCTTTGAtctgaattgaaaaaaatctaGGCCATTGATCTAATTTGACTTTTAgatttgttcaaatttaatatttttaaataaggttataaatattatttgataattgaaaaataaaaaataagccTGGTGAATTGTACAAAATTGCGTAAatgaattgttgtattttaattaacacagaaaaaatgattaacatattttttttcaaaagtcaatttccaaattatagtattttaaatgttttgtGTGTTTAACCGATAACCATTGAAAAACTTATTTCATAGAAATTTGTAACCTAATCTATTGAAAACAAACTTCTGAAACTACCCTTCTAGACATCATTATTacctaataaaaaaagaagatgataCAACATGTTATCATATTATGttgactttttaaaatataaaaataatattatactatataGTTATTTACAGAGTTTctatataacaaattaaattcaaacgATTTCTCATTTTCATATCTATAAATCTAgatttgaaaatatacattCCAAGCGTACTTTTATTTCTGacacaaaatcaaaaaaaatattttggaaatgttgaaaattgaaaataaaaataaaaaggaaaagtaaACGGGGGCATTAATGTGGATGGTGGGAGTTCTCCtcttaaaacaaatattgccATAAATGATCCAACAAAAGTCAGACAATAGTTCTCCAACAACTTCATCTGTAACGAAACCATAACATACGTATATGCACAACCTCTTCCAGATACAGAAGCATCACCAATCCATATACAGATATACACATGGACATGGGAACAGCAGGCAGAGAATTCATCAGGTGATCATCCcagcattataaataacaattacaCGTAGTTAACAGTATTATCAGTACAGTTTTAGAGTATGttattacaaatcaaacatAGATATCATCTTGGTCCAACCATTTTTATACCTGAACTCAGAATGATGGAACAATTCCATATTCACTTTCTCCCATTAGAGGTGCAGCAAACATCTGCTCCACTTCGACTCCAACATCTTTTCTCTTGGCGAATCGACCTTTGATCCGGGGTCTGGTTTCTGCATAAGCTTTTCTTGATGCGTACCTTATTGTCTTCTCGAACTTCCtcgtcttcttcttctctctgtACCTCAGAACTCGGGCTTCTCTGTCCATTGGAGTCAGCTGAGTCGGCACCTGGATTGGAGGGCCTGAGAAAAGATCGATCGTCCCTTTCGGGGGCCGTTGGTGGGAGATGGAAATTTCAGTCATTGTTGATTCTGGAACTACTCCAACATCCATTGGTGATAGGGAAACCTGATATTATCACCACGAAGAACGATATGTAAGTGCGAACAGTTTCATTGCAGACACTGGCATAGTATGAAGGCAAATAGGCTGTAATAATGAGTGATGATGAAGGCTTACATTGTGAGACATTGAATTAGGATAGCTGTATGCAGTGTTGGAGACCTCATACTCCAAGCCCAATTGAAAACAATCCTTTACTTTCTGGTACTGTGTTGGCACAACGCTGTCGCTGTAATGTTGCTGCTGGTTGGTGAAGTGCTCATTGAACTGACTATTCTGGCATGAATTGTAGTCATCAAGGTCCAAATACTCATCCATCGTTCCACCAAAGAGCGCTGCCGTCGGCCCGTTGTCATGGCTTTGGTTGTCGCCATTCTTGACAGGATTCAGCAGCAGCCATGAAGCtgcttcatcttcatcttctccatCAACAGTCTCATCAGCTTCCTGAGTCAAGAATTCTTCCTCTGCATCTCCTGCCGCCGGCCCAGTTATTAATCCAGGAGCAGAAGGGCCGTAGAGTGTATTAGGAACCTGCGGAATGGGTACGCGATGGTGGCGGCGGGCGAGAGGGTTGGCGGAGTGGATATCAGAATCACAGGCCGCACAGAGGGACGCGGCGTCAGCCTTGCATAGGAAGGCTGCCGGAGCGCGTTCACAGGCTTCGCACAGCCAGAACGGCTGGCGGCGGGACGAAAGCCAGTTGTATCTGGCGCCTCCGGGGTCGTTTCCGGCGCTGTTTTCGACTTTCAGCATTGTAATTTGGTTGCTCTGTTTTGATTAGCGATTGTTTCAGTGTACGAGTGTCGGGGTGGGAGTTAATAGGAGGGAACTGCGGGAATCCATGAGACGACAGATGGCAAGAAATTAGTGGGTGGGAAAAGCGGGTAACGAAACTTGTGGctgcaataaaatttgatgggGCCTTGAGAGTCTCAAGGGGTCCAGAGAGTTGGCTTTTGGATTCAATTGATTTGGGGAATTCAAGTGTATCATGGTGCTGTTGCTGTTGCATCAATAGTTGTACACACTCTTTTAGTGCACTACCAAGATAAAACATTATTCTTGTAAGGTACAAAAGTTTCATGATTTAGAATAACTACAGTCAACAATAAAAAAGGACATAACTCGTTTAGACCCACCATACATGGTTTATTTCGACATTTAGAGTCTTAATATTCATTGGGTATGATGCAAATATGCAGTTTCAGAAGAAAGGTGAGAGGAATTTGAGATTAGGCTTTTTATACATTAAATACTAATCAAACACGTCTTTTACCTCCTCGATGTCATTGTGAAGCAAATTCGTTCATGAAATTACTAACCAcggtataattttttgtcgggattaagagaaaaatttgatataagaACAAACTTAATGTGTTAGTAAATTGATGGACAATTAgtgaatttaatgaaaatcacAATTCATTTTATTGAAGGAAACAGATGGTTTGAACCAAATCCAAGTAACGAATTGGAATTAGAATCCAAAATACTTGATAGGCCTACCACAAACCAATTTTGCCACCATGGTACATACATAGACATATTGCATGTGCCTATTGgggaaatcaaaatgaaatgaaatcgCCATCAATGTCATGGGAGTCCCACTGCAGGCCCAATAGAACAAGAGCTACACTACTAAGTGGCAGTCAGAAATGAACAGTCTGGTaacattgattttgtttttt is a window from the Sesamum indicum cultivar Zhongzhi No. 13 linkage group LG15, S_indicum_v1.0, whole genome shotgun sequence genome containing:
- the LOC105177571 gene encoding zinc finger protein CONSTANS-LIKE 2, whose translation is MLKVENSAGNDPGGARYNWLSSRRQPFWLCEACERAPAAFLCKADAASLCAACDSDIHSANPLARRHHRVPIPQVPNTLYGPSAPGLITGPAAGDAEEEFLTQEADETVDGEDEDEAASWLLLNPVKNGDNQSHDNGPTAALFGGTMDEYLDLDDYNSCQNSQFNEHFTNQQQHYSDSVVPTQYQKVKDCFQLGLEYEVSNTAYSYPNSMSHNVSLSPMDVGVVPESTMTEISISHQRPPKGTIDLFSGPPIQVPTQLTPMDREARVLRYREKKKTRKFEKTIRYASRKAYAETRPRIKGRFAKRKDVGVEVEQMFAAPLMGESEYGIVPSF